The genomic region GGAACGAGGAAATGAAAATCCTCGCTCCTCTCTCCTAGTTCCTCGTTCCTTCCCTTAAAAGAGTGGGCTTTTCCGGCGGCTCTCGTAAAGCCCCATCCGATGATAAAATGGCCTATGACGATAACTCGGATTTAAACTTCTCGTAATCCGTTCGGAAAGTGTCTCTAAGCCCCTTGATTTTGTCGGCAAGATTGAGCAGTTTGATAGGATCGAGATCATAGGTATACGCATGTCTGAAAACATGTCTGAATCCTCTGAGCTCATCGAGCAGTCTAAAGCTCTCATCCGAGATCAATCTCGGCCTTACTCCCTCTATCTCCATCCGCATCCTCCTCAGCAAACGCGTATGATATCCGCCTGAGGGCTCAATTTGGTTCTCGAAGAAATCGGCCACAAGCTGAAATAGATCCTCATAGGCGCAGTATAGGTTATGCAAGGTATATCCGAGGCTATCTCTTACGTCATCGTTCTCCGGTTCCCTGTGAAGCGATTCCGATTTCAGCCCAACCCTGTCGAACAGCCGATCGATCTCCTCCAGTTGATCCTCCATCTCGGCTATTAACAGCTTGAACCTCTCCTCCATCTCAAACCCTCCTTGGTTATCCTATCGGCAAATCTGATACTCTCCAGCTCAACCACATCCACATCCCTTCCTATCTCATCACTCAGGAAAGCCGCAGCGTAAAACAGCTTGTCTCTTTCAAGCCCTTTGAAGGCCACATCTACATCCGATAGCTCGGTGAAACAGAAGGGTTTGACGATCGATCCGAAGATCACAGCTTCCTCAAACTCGACGTTTTCAGACAGTCTATCCAAGGCCTTAAGGACCTTTCGGATCATCCTTCTTCTGAGTTCCTCTCTTTCCTCCCTTTTCTTTTCATAGATCTTCCTTATCGTCTCCCACGTTCCCATATCTCTCCTGCCCTTCAGTCTGTTATCCGGAATCCTTACTTCATAGTTATGATAGCCTATCCTGCTCGCGAAGTTCAAGTGTGTGATAAACCGAGATGAGACGATTTGCCTTCCCATAAGGTTCAAATTGTGGTATAACGATCCTTATAGAAGTCCAGGTCGATAGAGGTGAGATGGATGTCCGCCTTCAGGCGTGGACGGCGAAACCCGCCGTGAGGAGGAGGTAAAAGATGGAGAGATTAAAGGTGGGAATCATAGGCGCCGGAGGTAGGGCGAGGGCACACTTTGCCACCTTGCCCAAGCTATCGGATAGATTTGAGGTGATCGCCGTATGCGACATAGACCCGACCAGGGCATCTGAGGCGGCGGCGATCTTCAAGGCCAAGGCCTACGAGGATGTGGAGGAGATGCTTAGCTCCGAAAAGCTGGACATCGGCTTCATCGCCGTTCAGGCTGAAGGACACCACGTCATCGCTAAGGCCTTGGCCGAGGCAAAGGTGCACATCCTGACCGAAACCCCTATCGCTATAACCCTGGCCTGTGCCAGACAAATGATGGAAGTGGCCAGGGATAACGGCGTATATCTGGAGGTATCGGAGAACGTCCCCAGATGGCCTCGCGAAAGGCTGAAACAGGAGATCCAAAAGGCCGGGATCTTAGGCGAGGTGAAATCCTTCTACCTATCATACACATCCGGATCGTATCACGGCTTCGCCGGGGTGAGAAGCATCATCCGATCCGAACCCCTCTCCGCCCACGGGGAGTTCCCTGATGAGGAGACCGGCGTGCTTGAGAGAGCTGAGATGAAGTTCGAGCGAAATATAAAGGGTACATACGAATATAACAGAAACAGAGGAAACTACTGGAGGATCACGGGCACCGATGCCTCCCTTGAGGGAGGGGAACTCGTGGTAGGTGAAAGGAGGCTCCAGATAAAGACCGAGACGGTCGAAAGAGAGGGACGCAGATACGTCGTACGATCCTATGTCGATACAGATCCGCCCCTCGTATGGGAGAATCCGTTCAGGGATTACCCGCTTTCGGACACGGACGACGTCGCCCGAGCTGACGCGTGGATAAGCCTCTACGAGGCCATCGTTAACGGAAAACCTCTCACATATGGACCGGAAAACGCCGCAAGGGACGTCGAGATACTGATGGGCATACGCGATTCAGCGACGAGCGGCACTGAGATCGATTTCCCAATAAGCGATATGACGGAACACGAGAGGAAAATCCACTCGCAGTTCGCCAAAACATACGGGATAGACCTGCTGGAGATGACGCCCAAGCATCTGAAGATGAGATACTCCCTCCCTGGGGAACTGCGCGAGATGATGTATTACGGCAGGACGCTTAAATCCTCCAGATGAGACGTTCCTGGTCTACAACGCTCTTATTCCCCTTGAGTGTGGTATCTATGGCTAATTGTCCGCCGTCCATAGCTCAGCTGTCATTTGTAGTCATTAAGTCATTTGGCTTCGCCGTCATTAGAACGTTTAACGTTCCAACGTTCAACGTTTTAACGTTTTCCAATCGGCTTCGCCGTCATTAATGACTACAAGTGACTATCAATGACGACAAATGACAATAAATGACCTAAAATGACCACAAGTGGCTATAATGACAATCATAGAGGTGCAGAACTTAAGGGTTAGATACGGCGATCTGATAGCGCTGGATGGGATCAACCTGAAGGTCGAGGGAGGCGCTGTGGGATTGCTGGGCCCTAACGGCGCGGGAAAGTCCACCCTGATCAAAACCCTTCTCGGCCTTCTGAAACCTGACGAGGGGAGATGTGTGCTATTCGGCATGGATGTCTCAGCCGAGGCGAAGGAGATCCGGCGCAGGATAGGATACATGCCCGAAGAGCCCTGTCTTATCCCGGGGATAACGGGCGTTCAACTCGTCTCCTATATGGGGGAGCTCAGCGGCATGAAAAGAGAGGAGGCGATGAGCAGGGCTCACGATGTGCTGTTTTACGTGGGATTGGGCGAGGAGAGATATCGCAAGCTCGAGGAGTATTCGGCCGGCATGCTTCAGAGGGTCAAGTTCGCCCAGGCGATCGTGCATGATCCCGATCTGTTGTTGCTGGACGAGCCCACAGGCGGTATGGATCCGTCGGGAAGGAGGGAGATGCTGGAGCTGATCAGGGACGTGACGAAAAGCAAAGGGATAAACGCCATCATCTCGACACATCTGCTGCCCGATGTGGAGGCCGTGTGCGATGAGGTGATCCTGCTCAACCAGGGGAGATTAGTGATGCAAAAAAAGATGGATGAGCTGAAGAAGGAGATGAGGGAGATATATCAGATCAGGATCAGGGGAGATCCGGATCGGTTTGGTAGGATTTTATCCCGTTATGGGATAACCGTGATATCGGGCGGGGAGGAGCTCAGGGTGAGGATGCCGGAGGAGGGTTCGCCCTCCGACATCCTCAAAGCGGCGTATGAGGCCGAGGTCCAGGTGAGAAGGATGGAGCCGATGAGAAGCTCACTCGAGTCCTTGCTCATAGGCCTTCGAGACGGCCTCGATCGCCTCTGAGCTAGATCGACCTAAGTAGTAGAGGCTAGGCATTCAAAGGGAAAATGCCTAGCCCCTTATCGAAGGACGTATAGGAAATCCCCGAAATCCGGCCGAATTGAAATTCCCCGAACGTATGTTGTATACTTACCCTGAAATCGGAAGCCATTATAGCTTTGATGGTGGTGCTGAGATGAAAACGGCAGTTTTTCTAAGCACGATCGTCTTTCTCATATCGGCGGCGATCTGTTCCGCCGATCAGGGGGAGTACACCTTCGACGACCTCAGCTATTCCGTCAGCGCCAGGGCCCTCGGCCTCGGCAACGCCCTCTCATGCTACGCCGACGACGCATCGGCGCCTTTCTGGAACCCGGCCGAGCTCTCAAGCATCTCCAAATACTCCCTCTCCACCGCATACTCGGATCTGTTCGGCTCCTTTCGCGCCGGGCTGGTGAAATACAATTTCATCGCATACGCCCAGAGGATAGAGGGGATCGGGACCGTGGGGCTCGGCTGGATGAGGGTTGGCGTGGAGGATATACCCATAACGGGAGAGGATTTCATAGACGTCAACGGCAACGGGAAGAAAGGGGATTTTCAGGACAAAAACGGCAATGGGGTGAAGGATCCGGGGGAGATGTATATAGATCTGCCGATCATATCCGGCAGTTTCGACAGCCATGACGACGTTATCCTCATCTCCTATGGAATCGGAGTCACATCGCGCTTATCGGCCGGCATCTCCCTGAAACTGCTCCAACAGAAGATCTACACCAACATGTCGACGGGATGGGGCGTGGATCTGGGCCTCTCACATAGGCTCTGGTCCAGAGACGGCGATAAGGTGAGCGGGGAGATGAGATTGGCCTTCGTCCTTCGCGATCTGGGAACCCATGTGCGGTGGGATACCTCCTCCAGGGCGAGTTTTTCAAGGCCGTTGAGCTATACGCTCGGGGTGGCCGGACGAATGGGGATACGACCGTTTGTCTCCCTCCTGCTTAACGTCGATTACCGATCAGACGAGAGGGAGATATGGGTTGGGACGGAGCTCTCGATACTGCGGGTATTATCGCTGAGATGCGGGTTATACAGGAAACGTCCCACCTTCGGGGCGGGATTCAGGATCCCGCTTAAAACGACCTCGATAAGGGTGGATTACGCCTTTACCTCTCACGACGAGCTGGGCAGGTCTCAGATGGTGGCCGCCTCACTCGGCATGTAGCTCTCCACTATCCGTCCTCCCTCCAGCCTGTAAACCGTATCACAGAGTCGATTTATCTGCTCGGTATCGTGCGATACGAGGATGAGCTTGGTCCTCGATGATATATCCCTCAATATCCCCTCTATCCTCAGGATGTTATCGGCGTCGAGATTCGCCGTCGGCTCATCGAGCAGGATGACATCGGGTGAGAAGACCAGGGCTCTGGCCAGACAGATCCTCTGTGCCTCGCCTCCCTTCCGCCGATCCCCCTCAGTTTCAGGGGATAAAGGATATTCGACTCGGCGGTGCCGGTGAAGAGGACGGGATTCTGCGGGACATATGTCACCCTCCTCCTGGGCGATCTCAGGTTTTCAAGCTCAACCCTGTGCCCCTCGAATTTGAATTCCCTCCACCTGCCGACAAGCAGGAAGGCCAGGTTTAAAAGCAGGGTGGTCTTGCCGCTGCCTGAGGGGCCGACGATCCCTGTGATCCCATCCTCTTCGATAATCATCTCCTCTATGTTCAGGCTGAAATCCCCGTTTCGATATCTGAAGCTCAGCCCTTCGATCTCGTATATCACCCGTCTCCCCTTCCTAATCATATCCTCTCAGGATAGCCCTGGAGAGATAGATCGCCGTGAAATTCACGATGAAGGCGATCGCCAGCAGGATGATCCCCAGGGCCATAGCCCTTTCGAATTCGCCCATGTTGGTGTAGAGGAGGATGGAGGTGGTCATGATGCGGGTTCTGCCCTGGATGTTACCCCCGACCATCATCACCGCCCCCACCTCCCCGCCACCCTTCCAAAGGCCGTCATGATCGCCGTGACGACGCCGCCGATGGACTCCCTGAACACCTTTAGGGCCACCTGGACCTCATCGGCCCCCAGCGTTCGAGCGATCAGCCTTATCCTCTCATCGACCTTGACGAAGTGGGAGTGTGATATCGTGAAGACTATCGGGAGCGCGATCAGCACCTGAGCTATGATCATCGCCGTCTTGGTGAAGAGCAGATCCAGG from Candidatus Poribacteria bacterium harbors:
- a CDS encoding Gfo/Idh/MocA family oxidoreductase, whose translation is MERLKVGIIGAGGRARAHFATLPKLSDRFEVIAVCDIDPTRASEAAAIFKAKAYEDVEEMLSSEKLDIGFIAVQAEGHHVIAKALAEAKVHILTETPIAITLACARQMMEVARDNGVYLEVSENVPRWPRERLKQEIQKAGILGEVKSFYLSYTSGSYHGFAGVRSIIRSEPLSAHGEFPDEETGVLERAEMKFERNIKGTYEYNRNRGNYWRITGTDASLEGGELVVGERRLQIKTETVEREGRRYVVRSYVDTDPPLVWENPFRDYPLSDTDDVARADAWISLYEAIVNGKPLTYGPENAARDVEILMGIRDSATSGTEIDFPISDMTEHERKIHSQFAKTYGIDLLEMTPKHLKMRYSLPGELREMMYYGRTLKSSR
- a CDS encoding ABC transporter ATP-binding protein is translated as MAIMTIIEVQNLRVRYGDLIALDGINLKVEGGAVGLLGPNGAGKSTLIKTLLGLLKPDEGRCVLFGMDVSAEAKEIRRRIGYMPEEPCLIPGITGVQLVSYMGELSGMKREEAMSRAHDVLFYVGLGEERYRKLEEYSAGMLQRVKFAQAIVHDPDLLLLDEPTGGMDPSGRREMLELIRDVTKSKGINAIISTHLLPDVEAVCDEVILLNQGRLVMQKKMDELKKEMREIYQIRIRGDPDRFGRILSRYGITVISGGEELRVRMPEEGSPSDILKAAYEAEVQVRRMEPMRSSLESLLIGLRDGLDRL
- a CDS encoding PorV/PorQ family protein, whose translation is MKTAVFLSTIVFLISAAICSADQGEYTFDDLSYSVSARALGLGNALSCYADDASAPFWNPAELSSISKYSLSTAYSDLFGSFRAGLVKYNFIAYAQRIEGIGTVGLGWMRVGVEDIPITGEDFIDVNGNGKKGDFQDKNGNGVKDPGEMYIDLPIISGSFDSHDDVILISYGIGVTSRLSAGISLKLLQQKIYTNMSTGWGVDLGLSHRLWSRDGDKVSGEMRLAFVLRDLGTHVRWDTSSRASFSRPLSYTLGVAGRMGIRPFVSLLLNVDYRSDEREIWVGTELSILRVLSLRCGLYRKRPTFGAGFRIPLKTTSIRVDYAFTSHDELGRSQMVAASLGM
- a CDS encoding ATP-binding cassette domain-containing protein, whose amino-acid sequence is MIRKGRRVIYEIEGLSFRYRNGDFSLNIEEMIIEEDGITGIVGPSGSGKTTLLLNLAFLLVGRWREFKFEGHRVELENLRSPRRRVTYVPQNPVLFTGTAESNILYPLKLRGIGGREARHRGSVWPEPWSSHPMSSCSMSRRRISTPITS